The window CCGCCCAATTTTGCGACCACGCGTTTCTCGCTGATCGATCGCGGTGTCGCCTATGTCATCGCGCATATTCGCGGCGGCGATGATCTGGGGCGCGAGTGGTATTTGCAGGGCAAGATGGAAGAGCGGACCAATACGTTCAACGATTTCGTCGACGTCGGGCGCGGTCTGATTGAGCTCGGCTACACGTCCGAAGGCCAGATCAGCGCGAGCGGCGGCTCGGCTGGCGGCGAGCTGATGGGCGCAATCGTCAATCAGGCACCCGAGCTATACGGTGCGATCGTGGCGCATGTGCCCTTCGTCGATGTACTCAACACGATGCTCGATGAAAGCCTGCCGCTGACGCCGGGCGAATGGCCCGAATGGGGCAATCCGATCGAAAGCAAGGCGGCCTTCACCCACATCCTCAGCTACTCGCCTTACGATCAGGTGGTGGCGCAGGACTATCCGCCGATGCTGGTGACCGCCGGTCTGAACGATCCGCGCGTCACCTATTGGGAGCCGGCCAAATGGGTCGCCAAGCAGCGCGAGCTGCGCACGGATGACAACATTCTGCTGCTGAAGACCAACATGGGTGCCGGCCATGGCGGCCGCTCGGGCCGGTTCGAAGGCCTGCGCGAAACGGCGGAGGAAGTGGCGTTTATCCTGTGGCAGCTGGGTGTTGAGGAGTGAGCAATAGCTACGCGCGCACTTTCACCGCGCTGCCCGAACACATCGATGTAAACGGGCACGTCAACAACACCGTCTGGCTGCGCTGGATGGAGGATTTGTCCGGCGAGCATTGGGAGCGTCAGGCGCGCGAAGAGGATCGCGATATCTACGCGTGGTTCGTCCTGCGGCACGAAATCGATTATCGCGGCAATGTGACCGAAGGGGCCGAAGTCACCGGTCTTACCGAAATCCGCGAAGGGCCGCGCGGGCCGCGCTTCAACCGGCATTACAGCTTCACCGACAGCGACGGCAAAGAACTCGTCCGCGCCAAGACGACTTGGGCGATGATCGAAAAGGCGAGCGGGAAGCTGATGCGTGTGCCGAGCGAGGTGGCCGCGCCCTTCATGCCCGAAGGCGGGTGGGACACGGCGGCCTGACCAGGTTAGGCGGCTTTGCGTCGATCCTGTCGACGGCGGGTCTTGCTGCGTCGCGGCTCGAAAGCTTTGAGATGCTCGCTCATGGTCCGATCGCGCCCTGAAGCCTTGGCTTCGTAAAGCAGGTGATCGGCGCGATCGTACATCTGGGTAAAGCCAATGTCGGAAAGCGTTTTGCCCGGAGCCACCACAATGCCCATGCTGGCGGTGACAGCGCGCGGTAATTTCAATTCTGCGTGAATTCGTGCCGAGATTGCGAGACGCAGCCGCTCCGCTTCGATAGCTGGACTCTCACTCTCGATCAGCAGCAGGAATTCCTCACCGCCCATGCGTGCAGCGAGCACACCCTCTTCGTTATTCAGTGATGCGCCCACGATGCGCAGCACGGCATCGCCAACAGCGTGACCGAAAGTGTCATTGATCGATTTGAATTTATCGAGATCGAGGACGGCAAGCGCCGAGTAACCGCCGCGGCGCAACTCCATGAAGCGTTCTTCAACCACGCGGCGATTGTAGAGGCCGGTCAGCGGATCCCGCTCGGACAGTTTTTCCAGCAAACGAGCTTCCGTGCGTGCTTTGTCGCGCTGGTGCTTCAACACCATCATGCGGTCGGCAACGCCGAAGCTCGCCACCGCCGTGCCCATGGTGCAGCCGACATAGAACAGCGTCATCAGGTCGAAAGAGGATGCGTAAGGAATGAAGTGGTCGGTCATCGTCATGGCCACGGCGACCAGCACCATGGACCAGCCCATCAATTGCACGCGCGCTTCCCTGCTGCCACGCCGCATGGCGGCGAAGAGCATGATGATGAATATCGCCAGCACCGGGACGAAAGCGGCATTGTACAGGCTGTGATGCCACGGGCGAAGCGCGAACGGGAAAGCAGCGTGCAGCACGCTGACAACAACCATCCACGCCGCAGCTATCGGGAACGCCAGCCGCAGCCGGGTTTCGAGGCGTGCATCATCGAGGAATGTCCAACCGAACATCCCGCCCACGGCCACCGACATGCCCAGCATGAATGCATCTGCCGTTGCGAGGAAAGAGACGCCCAGCGGAAGGAAGAAAGTGATGATGCCGGAATCGACCAGAAGGGTCAGCAGGACCACTGTCGTCAGCACGCCATGCCAGATCACAAATCGCTGTTGCAGGACGCGGTAGAACGCCACGTTGAAGAACAAAGGCATGATCAGCAGGCCGCACATCGCCGCGATCAGCAGCGTTTTGGCCTGTGTTGCAGGAACCGCGATGGGATCGTTTTCCGCCAGCTGCGCACGCCTGATGTTCGCAAGCGTGGTCGGCCTGTCGATCGCGACATAGATATACCGGGCATCTTCCGCACGCTCTCCGAGCGGAAATTTGACCATGGCGCCGGCTTTCGAATGTTCGCCTTCGCCGTGCAGCCAGCGGCGGGTGTCCAATGTGCCGTCCGCAGACTCGGTCACGATGTTTACGGCTTCAAAGCGGCTGCGATCGGTAAGAAACCAGGCGATCCTTTCTCCGCCTTCGCTCTCGCTCAGGTCGTAGCGCAGAACTATGCGTTCGGGGTCAAGGGACGCGCTGTGGGCCGCAGGGTCGCAATCCCATTGCAACGTGCGGACAATCGCTTCGATATCGGCACCAAGCGGCGCGGGCGCGCGGCAGGCCTGTTTGAGCGACGCGCGCGCTGGTGGAGAGGCGTCCGTTGCCCCCTGCGCGAGCGCGTAGGAAGAGGGTATGGCGAGTAGCAATACCGCCATCCACGCGGCCACGCGCGTGAAAAGAAAACTGATCCAATTCCCCCTCATCGAGAAGGGGATAGCGGAATACGCCTAAACGTAAGTTAAGATGCGGGCGAAAATATCGCATTTTTTCGTTTTATTTCAGCGTTGGCGTCGCATCGGCGGATAGGTGCGATACCTCAGCCGATGGCTTGTTCAATCGGCAACAAATCATAGCCCAATTCGCTCGCTACGGCTGGATAGGTCACGCGGCCTGCATGGACATTGAGGCCCTGCGCGAGATGCTTGTCCTGGCGCATAGCTTCTTTCCAGCCAAGATTGGCGATGCGCAGCGCATGCGGCAGAGTGACATTGTTGAGCGCATAGGTGCTGGTGCGGCTGACCGCGCCCGGCATATTGGCAACACAATAATGCACTATGTCATCGACGACGTAGGTCGGATCGTCATGCGTGGTCGCCTTGCTCGTTTCGAAGCAGCCGCCCTGATCGATGGCCACATCCACCAGCACGGCGCCCGGCTTCATGGTCGACAGCATCGCCCGGCTCACCAGCTTGGGAGCAGCGGCTCCGGGCACGAGCACTGCGCCCACAACCATATCCGCTTCGGCGACGGCTTCTTCCACGTTCGCCTTGCTGGCAAAGCGGGTGCTGGCACGCGCTTCGAAATGCGTGCCGACTTTCTCCAGCACCACCGGATCGAGATCCATGATGACCGTGTCGGCGCCAAGCCCGGCAGACATCTGCGCCGCGTTGAAGCCGACGACACCGCCGCCGATGATGACGACCTTGCCCGGCATCACGCCCGGAACGCCGCCCAGCAGCACGCCGCGGCCGCCCTGCGCTTTCTCCAGCGCGTGGGCACCTGCCTGAATGCTCATGCGGCCAGCCACCTGGCTCATCGGCGTAAGCAGCGGGAGGCCGCCGCGCGGGCCGGTAACGGTTTCATAAGCGATGGCGGTGCAGCCGGATTCGACCAATTCGCGGGTCTGGTCGGGGTCGGGTGCGAGGTGCAGGTAGGTGTAGAGCAGCTGGCCTTCGCGCAGCATGGCGCGCTCGCTCGCCTGCGGCTCTTTCACTTTCACGATCATCTCGCATTCGGCGAAGATTTCCTCGGCGGTATCGACCACCTTCGCGCCGCGATCGCGATATTGCGCGTCATAGGCACCGATGCCTTCGCCAGCGCCCGCCTGCATCCAGACTTCGTGCCCGGCATTCACCAGTTCGCCCGCGCTTTCCGGCGTCAGGCCGACGCGATATTCGCGGTTCTTGATTTCCGTGGGACAACCGATGCGCATGGGGGGACTCCGATGGATGAGATTTGCGCGCTCGTTACAGACGAAACCGGTTTTGGGCAACGCTTATCGGATGAGCCGTTTGCGCTCAGGCCATGACCGCTTCGATGCCGGGGACGGTGATCGTCCGATCGCCGCCGAAATCCTCGTGCACGCTGATGAGGCCGGTCTTTTCCAGATGCTCCAGCAGGCGCCGGATGCGGCCCGGGCTGGCAGTGCCATAAACGCGGGCGAGCGTATCCTCATCGGGGGCGCGCTGGCCTTTGGCGGCGGCGACCACGATGGCGAGATACGGCGCGAGCACATCGTCAGCCACCTGGCTGGCCATCTCCTCGACAGCTTCGCGCGCTGCCGGATCGAGCTGGTCCACACCGGCGCTGGCAAAGGCGAACATACGGCGGAAAGCGGCCATGTCGATGTGTGCAGAGGGAATTGCGCGCTCGCGGCAACGGGTGGCGAAAGTGCGGAACAGAGTGGCGATCGGCTTGAACGTCGCGCCATCTTCCGCCGCCATTTCCCGGAGGAGACCGTCGACATCCCCCTGCGGCAAGGGAATGGCGGGCTCGTCACCTTCACTGTCCGGCAGCGGCTCGGCGCGCTTTGCCAGGCTTTGCGCAATCTCTTCTACAGGCGGCGCAGGCGGGGGCGAAGGCGGCGGGGCGCGCACTGGCTCGGCGGCTTCCTCGGCAAGGTCGGCGTGCAGCAATTCGCCCATGGCGGCTGCATCGGCCTGCGGTAGGGGGGTGAGGGCCGTCGCGGCATTCTTCCCGCCCGATTTCACATCGCCGATGTGCACCGCCACCGGGCGACGGCTGACAGCGGGGCCAAGCCCGAGAAAATGCCCGCATTGCAGATCACGGATACGCTCTGCCTGCTTGCGATCCATGCCCAGCAGATCCGCCGCGCGCTGCATATCGATATCGAGGAAGGTGCGGCCCATCAGGAAGTTGCTCGCCTCTGCCGCGACATTCTTGGCGAGTTTGGCGAGGCGCTGCGTCGCCACGATCCCGGCGAGCCCACGCTTGCGGCCCCGGCACATCAGGTTGGTCATGGCGGAAAGCGTCATGCGGCGCGTGTCTTCGGCCATCTCTCCGGCGGCAGCGGGCGCGAACATCTGCGCTTCATCGACCACCACCAGTGCGGGAAACCAGTGCTCGCGCGGAGCATCGAACAGGGCGGTGAGAAAAGCAGCGGCGCAGCGGATTTGCTGTTCCACTTCCAGATCGTCGAGCGAAAGGACGACGCTTGCGCGGTGCTGGCGGATACGGCCTGCCAACGCTTCGATCTCGCGAACCGAATAGCTGCCGCCTTCGATCACGACATGGTCGAAATGATCGGCCAGCGAGACGAAATCGCCTTCGGGATCGATAACGATCTGCTGCACCATCGCGGCGCTCTTTTCGAGCAGGCGGCGCAGCAGATGCGACTTCCCGCTGCCCGAATTGCCCTGCACCAGCAGCCGCGTGGCGAGCAGTTCCTCCACATCCACCGGCACCGGCGTGCCGTGGGCATCCTTCCCGATTTCGATGTCCGTATTCACGCTGCCGACACTAGGCGAGCCATGAGCCGGGTCCTAGCGCGGCGGCGTGTTTATCCAGCGGAAATTGGTTCGGCTCACCGCTTCCAGATTCAAGCGAGAGACCGCTTTTTGGTACGAGGCCGTGATTTATGGTAAACGGGCCATGCTAAAGGGTCGCTCCTGAGCGCGGAATTCCGCGCTTTACCGCAAGGCATTCAGTAGCCGGTCTTTTTTGCTGGGGGGCATCATGAAAATCACGCGACTCGCAATCACAACAACTCTTGCAATCGTCATCGCGGCTTCGGCGGCCACGGCGCAGAGCGGAAATGGGCGCGGCAATGGTGGCGGAAGTGGGGGTGGAGGGAATGAAGAACCGCCCTCGGCATTCGTTCCGGCAATCGCCTATTTCGACCAAGGGCGTAAGTATAAGGACATTCGCATCGCCAATGTCGCAGGTGACCAGGCGTGCCTTGTCCTGCGAACAGGCGACGGCCAGCGGAACCTGCGGGGTTTCGATTTCGATGCGGCCAATAACCGGCTTGCCTATTCCATCGACGAGACTGGAATCTTCGTCACCACCTGGGAAGACGCGGACGGACCCTGCAATGTTGCCAGCGCAGGCAATGTCACCGATCCCGCATCGCGGGTGCGCGTACTGGGCGCGGGCGATTATCCCGAGGTCCTCGATTGGTCACCGGACGGCAGGTTCCTGCTGTGGACGGAGCCCGACCAGGAATACACCGGATTGGGCAGTTCCACCCATGTGATGATCTACGACACGGTGACGGAGCAGGTCTCGCTCCTCCCGCTCGAAAGCTGGGGAGGGACAAGGCTCGCATGGGGCGTCGATGGAGATTGGGGTGTTGGCGGCATACGCTTCAGCCCGGATTTCGCGACGACCAACGAAGTGGTCTTCGTGGGCGCATCGCTGGACGGAAGCCGGGGCGAATATAACAGCCTCTTCGCCTTCGATATCGCCGGAACTTCCGCACCGCGCCTGCTCTATGACGGTGCGAGCACGACATTCGACCTGTTCATCAACGTAACCAATCCGCAAGGCGCGGCGCCTTCGCGCGTCGTGTTCGAAAATGTCGATCGCGGGGAGCTGGTCCAGCTGCCGCTTGTCAATGGTAACACCACGCGCTGGACCGGAGGCGAAGCCGAATACAGTTGCGACAATGCAAGGCTCGTCCACCAGGTGGCGGGGCGGCGTGGCCGGGCGAGTACCTATATCACGTCGGCTGACGGCAGTGGCTCGACTCTGTTCTCAAGCGACGGCTTGCGCTGGCTCGACTGGCTCTGTCCCTAGGCGATGCGAATAAGGATACTCATCGCCGCCCTCGCGCTGGTCGTTGCGCTGACCTTGTATTGGCACCCGTGGAATTCCGATCTTTCAGCAGACGCAGGAGATGCGGCAGGAACTGGTTCGCCGGAGAGCGGCGCAGCGGGTGATCTTGCGCGCGTGAATGCATCTTCGGCTGGTGTCGATCCGCAACATCCCTCTGCTATCGACCTGCCGCCCAATGACGTCGCGCCCGACCCGCAGGTGCTCGAGGGGCGTCCCGAGCTCCAGCAGGCATTCGATGAAGCGGCAGAGCCGGGCGAATTCGTGACGCCGCCTAATGTTGCGGTCGGCGACGAATAGCGGGATTGGTGTTGGGCAGTCTGCGCGGCAGCTCCCGAGGGCTTACCATCGTTTGGCGCCGTAAGCACCCTTGCCGATTTTGATATCCGAATTTTAGCAGCCGACACCAGGCGAGGCGTAACCCATGTCCTAGCGCGGCGGCGTGTTTATACAGCGGAAATTGGTTCGGCTCACCGCTTCCATAGCCAATAGAGTATCGCTGCATTGATCAACGGCGCACCGATGCCGAGGGCCGGTCCTCGTAACCCTGCCTGCTCACCGAGCAAGTTCCATGGCAAGCCAAGCGGCATCAGGAAAATGGCCGACAGCGGATCGCGCTCCTGCCCGAACCACCCATAAGTGCCGACGAGGAACAGGAAGACCGCGATCACATAAAGGATGGCAAAGACCACGAATGCCCATTTCGCCACCGGCCGGCGTGGCGCCTCCGCCGTCACGTCAGCCACCGGTGATCAGCGCATCGACGATGACATAGCTTTCCGGGCCGTACTGAATGGTCACCTGATCGCCATCGCGCGTGTAATCGAAATCCCAGCCCGCCGAGCCGTCAGCCTCTGCGCTGTCCGCCCCGACAGGCGTCGTGCCATCGAAGAAAAGGGCGCGTTTGAATCCATCGGGTTTCTGCACTTCGACGAGATGCGAGCCGTCTTCCATCCAGTTGCGCACGACACCGGCATCGCAGCTTTGGGTGGGCTCTGCGCCGTCGAAGCCGCAGTCGAGTATCGTCGTGGCATTGTATTCCGTGCCATCGACCAGAGCGTCCTCCTCGTCTTGTGTCGCATCGACTGAAGAAGCGTCCGTCGTCGTTTCCGCTTCCGCTGCCTCGTCGGCCTCAGGCTCCGCAGTTTCGTCGCCACTGCATGCGATAAGGCTTGCACAGGCGAGGCTCGCCCAGATCAATTTCCTCATGAGAATGCTTTCCTTTCCAGACCCGATGGGGCGAGCCTAAAGCGCGCCTTCATCACCGGTGAACATCACTTCACCGATCGTGCCGTCGCGATAGGCCAGGCAACGCCATGGGGCGGTTGCACCTTCCACATTGACGTAAATGCCGATCGCTGCCTCGGACTCTTCGATACGGTTGGTCCCGATGACATTGGCCCCGGTATCGGCGGCGACACGATCTGCACACCGCGATTCCAGGCTGTTAGGGCCGCGGATCGCCACTCCTGCATTGCCCCCCGGGGCATCGCGCTCAGGAGGTGGCGGGGGGCCATTTTCGCCCATCCCGACATTGGCATCGCCCATCGGGACCGAGACCAGCCGCACGCCTTCCACATTGCCGACGATGTCGCCGCCGAGCGCCTCTGCCGAGGCTTCGCTTGGACAACCGACGAGCAGCGCGCTGTCATCGAGATAGTTCGAGGTTGCTGCGCTTTCGCCAAGCTGGCGGCAGGGGTCGCCAGAGGCCGGATAGCCATCGCCGAAAGGCGCGAGGATTTCGGGAATTTCCGCGAGTTCTTCCGGCGTCTCCGGATCAAGCGTGTCGGTCTCCCCGCTACAGCCAGCAAGCGGGAAGGCGAGGGCAGCGCCCAGCAGTGCAATTCGACGCATCACGCTCTCCTCAGCGGCAGTTCGGGTTCTGGCCGATATCGCGAATATCGTAGATGTGGCCATCGGCGATGGTCATCTGCACGCATTGGCGCGTGTTCCGATTGTACTGGATCGAATAGCGCGTATTGCCGCTCGTGAAATTGTCCACCTGGCGGAAGCCGCGACTTTCCATCGTGTCCATGGCGCCGGCTGCGCGCGAGCCCTGCAGGTCGCTGATCTGCGCTGCCTGATGGTATCCGCCACGCCGGCTGTGATGGCGCAAGTTGGTGTTACGTTGATCCACCCCAGCCGAATAGCCAGCGGAGTACCCCTCCGACCGGTCGCGGTTGTGATAGGATGCGTTGTGCAGTCCGTCATTGTAGCCGCGTTCGTAGTCGCGTTCGTATGCATGATCGTCGCTGTGGCGGTTATCATCGTGATGGTTGCTGCTGTGCCCGAAGATCGCGCCAAGAACGGCTGCACCCGCCGCAACACCCAAAGCTGCCGTGGCATCAGCGTTCATGTGGTGGCCGCAGTCCTGATCGCTGGCATCGGTGATGGATTGGATGCGACCGCGGTATTCCTCGACCTGCACGCAATCATCGTCCTCTTCGTCCCACCAATAGCTGTAATTGTAGCCCTGCGAGTTCCGGTTGTGGCTCACAAAGCCGAAGCCGCGATTGCGCAGCTCGGTCTCCGCATCGGCAGCGAACATACCATTAATATCAACAAGCTGGGCTGCATCTTCGGCCTGTGCGGCGATAGGCATAGCCATCATCGAAGTGGCGGCAAGCAGGCAGGCGGTGGAACGGATTTTGCAAAACATCGGTCTCTCCCCTTTTAGGGAAGCGAGACCTGCTGAAAGCGACTCGCTTCCAAGACGGGAAGAGGCTGTTCCACCGGAGCAGCGCAGTCAAGGTGTTTAAGATTCTTCGCTGAACGCGCCGAAGGTCGCGGCGTGGTGTCCTGTTTGCCGAATGACTGTAAAGTGGATACAACTGAGTCAATTCGGTTTTTACCTTGAACAATGTTGTATTCCTCGGCCCTGGCAATCCTCGCATTTCTCTTTTCCGGCAGCACTGCCGGTGGAGAGCCTGCGCCATCAGCCACGGCAGCGCCGCTCGCACCTGCGTCGGTTCGCATTACGCCCGAAAGCGATCTGCATTTCGGGACCTTCATGGTCTTCGGCAGCGGTCGGCGCACGGTCGATGTGCGTGGAGGAGTGATCGACGAAGCGATCGTTCCGCTGGAAGGGTCGATCCCTGCACCCGCGCGCTTCACCGTCACCTATGACCGCGGCAACCAGAACCGCCAGGTGCTCGACATTGAAATAGACCTTTTCCTGTCGACGGTCGGTGCCGTCAGGATGCAGGGCGTCGAAGGGCGGCTGTCCGCCTTGCAGACGGATCTTCCCGGCGCGTCCCTGCCCGACGCGGGGCAACCCATCCGCCTGAGCATACCCAATTGTCGCACCCGCACCTGCTCGCGGACTTTCCATGTCGGGGGAACCCTGAATGTGACGCGGGGCCCCGGCGGCGGTGCGTCGCTCGTCATTCCGATCCCGATCTATGCCGACCTTGTGTCGGACGACAGGCAACGCCGTTGATTGCGCGTGCCTGCCTCGTGGCTCTGGCAGGCTTTGCCGCATTGCCCGTGCACGCTCAGGACGCTTCCGGCGATACCCACCGACAGTCCGGCTCTGCCAGCGCCAGAGTGGCGCTGCCGCTCCGCGCGACTGCAGAGCGGGACCTTTCATTCGGCGTTTTCACGGTTGCGGAAGGCCAGAACGGCGAAATTGCGGTCGGCGCCTTGCCTGGCGATGCGCAATTTTCAGGCGGTGTGCGCCCCGTGTGTGCGGGAGGCGATGCTTGCAGCCCGCATGCGGCGCTCTTTGCAATCTCGGGTGACTCGGATCGTCTATACGTCTTCCGGCTTCCGCGCGATGTCAGCCTGACAGGGATTCGCGGCGGGCAGGCGATGATCGTGACCGACCTCACCGGCAGCAGCCAGAATGCGCGGCAGACCTCAGGCGCCGGGGCATTAGACGGTGGGGGCGAGGATGTGTTTTCTGTCGGCGGGCGGCTGGATGTTCCGGGCAATGCGACGCCCGATAGCTATAGCGGCGAGTTCACCGTCACCATCGATTATTTGTGAGTTATGGTTAAGATGAGACTACCGTCAGAACACGTAACAATACGTAGCCCCGTGTAAATTTGTTAACGATTAGGGGTTAACACGTAGCCCATCGGGACTTCGCCACGG is drawn from Aurantiacibacter sp. MUD61 and contains these coding sequences:
- a CDS encoding acyl-CoA thioesterase; translated protein: MSNSYARTFTALPEHIDVNGHVNNTVWLRWMEDLSGEHWERQAREEDRDIYAWFVLRHEIDYRGNVTEGAEVTGLTEIREGPRGPRFNRHYSFTDSDGKELVRAKTTWAMIEKASGKLMRVPSEVAAPFMPEGGWDTAA
- a CDS encoding GGDEF domain-containing protein, coding for MRGNWISFLFTRVAAWMAVLLLAIPSSYALAQGATDASPPARASLKQACRAPAPLGADIEAIVRTLQWDCDPAAHSASLDPERIVLRYDLSESEGGERIAWFLTDRSRFEAVNIVTESADGTLDTRRWLHGEGEHSKAGAMVKFPLGERAEDARYIYVAIDRPTTLANIRRAQLAENDPIAVPATQAKTLLIAAMCGLLIMPLFFNVAFYRVLQQRFVIWHGVLTTVVLLTLLVDSGIITFFLPLGVSFLATADAFMLGMSVAVGGMFGWTFLDDARLETRLRLAFPIAAAWMVVVSVLHAAFPFALRPWHHSLYNAAFVPVLAIFIIMLFAAMRRGSREARVQLMGWSMVLVAVAMTMTDHFIPYASSFDLMTLFYVGCTMGTAVASFGVADRMMVLKHQRDKARTEARLLEKLSERDPLTGLYNRRVVEERFMELRRGGYSALAVLDLDKFKSINDTFGHAVGDAVLRIVGASLNNEEGVLAARMGGEEFLLLIESESPAIEAERLRLAISARIHAELKLPRAVTASMGIVVAPGKTLSDIGFTQMYDRADHLLYEAKASGRDRTMSEHLKAFEPRRSKTRRRQDRRKAA
- the ald gene encoding alanine dehydrogenase translates to MRIGCPTEIKNREYRVGLTPESAGELVNAGHEVWMQAGAGEGIGAYDAQYRDRGAKVVDTAEEIFAECEMIVKVKEPQASERAMLREGQLLYTYLHLAPDPDQTRELVESGCTAIAYETVTGPRGGLPLLTPMSQVAGRMSIQAGAHALEKAQGGRGVLLGGVPGVMPGKVVIIGGGVVGFNAAQMSAGLGADTVIMDLDPVVLEKVGTHFEARASTRFASKANVEEAVAEADMVVGAVLVPGAAAPKLVSRAMLSTMKPGAVLVDVAIDQGGCFETSKATTHDDPTYVVDDIVHYCVANMPGAVSRTSTYALNNVTLPHALRIANLGWKEAMRQDKHLAQGLNVHAGRVTYPAVASELGYDLLPIEQAIG
- a CDS encoding helicase HerA domain-containing protein, which gives rise to MNTDIEIGKDAHGTPVPVDVEELLATRLLVQGNSGSGKSHLLRRLLEKSAAMVQQIVIDPEGDFVSLADHFDHVVIEGGSYSVREIEALAGRIRQHRASVVLSLDDLEVEQQIRCAAAFLTALFDAPREHWFPALVVVDEAQMFAPAAAGEMAEDTRRMTLSAMTNLMCRGRKRGLAGIVATQRLAKLAKNVAAEASNFLMGRTFLDIDMQRAADLLGMDRKQAERIRDLQCGHFLGLGPAVSRRPVAVHIGDVKSGGKNAATALTPLPQADAAAMGELLHADLAEEAAEPVRAPPPSPPPAPPVEEIAQSLAKRAEPLPDSEGDEPAIPLPQGDVDGLLREMAAEDGATFKPIATLFRTFATRCRERAIPSAHIDMAAFRRMFAFASAGVDQLDPAAREAVEEMASQVADDVLAPYLAIVVAAAKGQRAPDEDTLARVYGTASPGRIRRLLEHLEKTGLISVHEDFGGDRTITVPGIEAVMA
- a CDS encoding DUF4402 domain-containing protein codes for the protein MYSSALAILAFLFSGSTAGGEPAPSATAAPLAPASVRITPESDLHFGTFMVFGSGRRTVDVRGGVIDEAIVPLEGSIPAPARFTVTYDRGNQNRQVLDIEIDLFLSTVGAVRMQGVEGRLSALQTDLPGASLPDAGQPIRLSIPNCRTRTCSRTFHVGGTLNVTRGPGGGASLVIPIPIYADLVSDDRQRR
- a CDS encoding DUF4402 domain-containing protein codes for the protein MALAGFAALPVHAQDASGDTHRQSGSASARVALPLRATAERDLSFGVFTVAEGQNGEIAVGALPGDAQFSGGVRPVCAGGDACSPHAALFAISGDSDRLYVFRLPRDVSLTGIRGGQAMIVTDLTGSSQNARQTSGAGALDGGGEDVFSVGGRLDVPGNATPDSYSGEFTVTIDYL